The sequence CCAGCGCTTGGGGTTCCAAGGCTTTTGAACAAGTCGTGCAATTCAATTTGGGTCAACATGGCTTGGACGCTTTCTGAAAGTTCCTCTGCATCGAAGGCCGCTTTAAAGACGCGCCTCCCCGAACCCCTCGATTCAATGAGCGGTTTAGCATTGGCAAGATTTCTGGAAATTTTTAGCTGGTTGCCGACTGGGATCTGACCATCCCAGGGTTTTTCAATGCGGGTTGTTTACTTCGGTTCTCCCCGGTGCAGAGCCCTCTCTATCTTGTTCAGGGGGCGAAGTTTGGTTGCCTGGTAAGTCGTGGCCGCATCGGTGCTCACCTTCCACCCACCTGGCCGATGCTTGGTGCATGATTCCTTGGCAACAGTGGAAGGGGCGTTTGTTGGATCATCTGGGGAGCACCTGAGGGAAAGATGTTGGTTCTAATAATCAAAGTATATACATCAAATTTGATTAAATCAAGTCAAAAATTAAAAATAATTTTCTTTTTTGTGCTTGAATGGAAAGGGAGGAGCCATGGACAGTCCTTGGGACAAATACGCCGCGCGGCTTGTCAAGGATCTGCTCCACGTCCGTCGAATGGACTATTCGCAGTTGTCCATAGGATTCTTCGAGAAAGTCGGCCAGGAAGTAAAACCGCAGATATTGACGAACAAAATCAATCGGGGCACGTTCTCGTTGGGTTTCTTCCTGCAATGTCTTGTAGCTATGGAGATGGATATTGATGAGGTGCCCTGGGGGACTCTGAGAAACCTAAATGGACCACCCGAAAAATTCGAGACTCGCAAGATGATCTTTGATCCCGACACTTCGTCGTACATTCGAAAGCTTCCCCCTTATGAACCCGTCAAGCCCCCCCCTCCTGATGAAGAGCTTGACTTCATAGATCTGCCACCATCACGCCTACCGAAGCGAACCAAGTAGAGCGGCCGCCTGCGAATTCCTGGCGTGTTCAAGCGAGCGCCGCTTTTTAGTCGAGTTCATGGCCAATGGAAAGGTGCAGCTCCAGCAAAGCGAGCAATTCAGATCTGACGTCTCCACATAGAACTGGGCCAAGGATAATGTGAGTCCTCCCCCTTATTGACCCGCCCCGGTTTTCCATCGCAGTTCTAGAGTGAGGAATCTGGCCTGTTGGGGCGGTCGATCAAAACCTTCAGAAACAGGGAGACGGAAACAAACTGATATTCACAAAGCGTTATTCATTCAGCTTTTCATCGCGGTGCCTTAAGTTACCAGATGGAATCATGAGAGCCCTAGCCGTCCCTTCAGGATCAATGTCGCGCCACGGCTGGCCAGCAATTCGATGCCCCCAGGAAGGGTCACGATCACGCGCCCACCAAAGGTAGGTTTCAGTCCCACGATTGCTTCCGGCCGCACCAGCAGATGCCGGTGGATGCGCAATAGGCCCGCGTTGGCGAAGTGCTGTTCCACTTCCACCAACGTCTTCCACTGTGTCTCGAAGCGCTCGCCCGCATAAGCGTAGACCACCTCGGCCTCTACTTCGAAGTGGGTGGTTCTGGATAGATCCACGAAGACCACGCCTTCGCCCGCTTTCGGTAGTGGGTCAGTTTGAAATTTCTTTCCGGGAAGGCGCCCTTGGAGCCCTTGGACGCCTGTCCCATACTTGAAGCATGAAGAAGGTTCCCTCCAGGAAGGATGTCAACCAAACGGCCTTCGACGTCGTCCAGACAGCGACCGCGAATGTGAACGTGCCCATGAAGCTCTATCCCGTCTTGGGACTGGAGACCGAACGGGAGATAGCCTCGCAGCTCAAAAAATTGCCCATCCGTAATCTAATCGATGGTGGAGATCCGGATATTGGTGCCTGTACGCATGATTGACTACCATTCTGAGAATTCAAAATGGGGACTCGTAAAGAGTCCCCCTGAACTTTGGTGGGTCCGCTTACAAAACCAAGATCCTTTTCAAGTTAAACAACGCGGCCACCACACGATGTGGGCAAGGCGTCCAACAGACCCACAGCTCGGCCCTCTCCACAAGTCGAGTGCGCCTCAGGCGAGTAAGAGGGTGTCCAATTTTACTTCTTTGAGGGAGGCCAAGGGTAGGTATCGCTCTTGTCCCGGTTGATCTCCCACTGAAGAGGTTGGAGGTTGTCCAGATCGTCCGTTCCGTCTTTCGCGACCGGCTTGATGTGATCAACCTCCCAGCCGTGGTTCGATTTCGTGTTGCCGTAGTCTGTGAACTTCAGTGGCTTGCCACAGATGTCGTAGCGCCAGTCCTTTGGTTCATAACCATTTATGGGTCGCCCCTTCGCCCACACCACACCGATTGTGGTTTGGCCGAAGGGTTTGCCTGCGATGTCGGTGTTGCGATTGCGAGACATATGGACTCCGATCAACGAGATGGGGGGAAGACAGGGCTAATCGCTACCTTCCATTATGGTCCAGGCTCGGTGATATGCCTTTCCGATGGGCCCTAATGCATCGACCCATGGCCGTGCGCCATTGCCGTGAAGATCCATTCGGATCTGCGACAAAGGCCTGGCCAAGAATTCGTTCCCGAGACCGTGGGCCAAGGGTTGCGCGGCCTCTCTTGGGACTCCCAGCAAGCGGAGTGTGATTGCTTCGTCGGAATTCACACCGTAGAACACCCGAGCTGGAAGATTTTTCAAGGACTGCTGTTCAGAAGGAGGGAGCTTTTCCCTGTCGGCGTCTTTCACCGTCATGGACTGCAGCGCCGCCAAGCCCCAAGAAGTAGTTTGAGTGAGCCGTCCGAAAAGGCTTTGGCCGCAGTGAGTCATGGCGAGTGTGGCCTCGTCAGGGGGGGTTTCGGAAAAGGGTTTGCCACCGTTGTAGTAACGCTCAGCCATGATTTCTAGACTGGCGCCCTGGACCCAGTCCGAAACGATCCTGGCCAACAGATTCCCATCAGGTTTCGTTCCCCCGATTGCCTCGGATAGGTTCTCCCGCAGCTCAGGGACCGCAAGCAGAATTCCCATCATTTTCTGAAGAGGAAGGCTGGGCCCAGCGAACAGACGCGAGGTGTCCCAGGATTTCGCTGTGATCTGTTCGGTCCTCAACCTGGCCAACGCCAAGCTGACACTCTCCCAAGAGAAGCCTGTGAGATCGACGAGCTTCAATGGGTGCCCTTGGAGCTGTTCCGCGTACTGGCGGACGACATCAAGGAACTGCATCGCAGCCCTTGGGTTGGTTTGGCGAAGGGAGGCAAATCCGAAAGTGCCTCGAAGAATCTCCTCGATCTGCGTAGCGAATTTATAGGGGTCGCCGATTTGACGGTAAGTGTGGGCAAGGTACTGAAGGAAGGGTGACCACTCAACGCGTTGATACAGGTCAGCAAGATGAGGTAATTCACCAGCCGCTGTCAGGACAGCCTGGACCATACTGACGAGCCTTGAATTGATGTCCTCAACGCTTTTATTCACGAACTGTGTGAGTGTCTCTTCCTGCTCATCGCCGTCGCATGCAATCGCTACGATGCCCAGGTCTCCTTGATCGACACGACCGGCCCGTCCGGCAATGTTCCAAAATTCCGAAGAGGTCATTGACCTCCTGGGCAAATACTGAGAAACCAGAACGACGGCGGACACCGGAAAGTTCACGCCCTGTGCAAGAGTTGTGGTCGCTGCTAGCACATCGATGTGATTGTTCGTCAACAACCATTCCATCAGGCACCGAGCATCTTCTGGGAGCCCTGCGTGGTGGACCCCGACTCGACGTTCCACTAACTCGGTCAGAGGAAAACGAGACCCGAAGGCTGCGTGAAGGAAGTCGCAGACCTCCTGCACGTCGTCGGGCAAGTTCTGGGTGGGCTGTGGTTGGCGGAGGAGATGCCCCGTTACCTTCCAGCAGGACCCGGGATCCCGGCAAAGCACAACCACAGCTCCCCGGTGCTTGAGGATGTCAGCTGTGGCTGCCGCAATCTTTCCTAATCCGTTTTTTACGTCCGACCATTTAAAGGAGAGCGGCCTGTTTTCCGGGAGAGCCACGGACTCTGGGAGGGTTAGTGTGTTCTTGCTGGTATGCAGGGTTGTGAAGGTCAGATGGAAGTCATCCCGGGCTGGACCTTGCACGGGCCTGCTCAGGGCAATGACCCTGTCGTTCGGTTGCCATTCAACCGACATGTCGAAATCTTCGTTGTTGTTGGGATCCAACCAGCTAGCAATTTCCTTGGCGTTTCGAATGAAGGGAGTGAGCAAGAGGAATTGGGCTTCACGGCATTCCCGGTTGATGGTGGCCAGCATCAGTTCGAGCTTCAGGCCACGACTCTCTGAATCCAGGTTGTGGGCTTCATCCACCACAACGAGCGTGAGAGGTCGGCCGATCTTGTCCTCCCATCCCATGCGGAGCATCAAGTCGAGTTTCTCAGGCGTCGTCACCAAGACCCGGAATCGGGATAGGGGATCTTGGTCGTTCAATAAATTCTCTTCCTGGCCATCCACATCCAGAACCGGGCTCACACGTTCGACGGAGATGCCCAGCGGGCTAAAATCCCGCCTCAGATTGGCCGTGATCTGGTTCACTAGTGCCCGGGTGGGTGCCAGGTAGGCTACCCACCCGGCAACGTCCTCGAATTGGTTCAATGCTTGGAGAATCCGGAACTGGGCGATCAGAGTCTTCCCGCTAGACGTGGGCAAGCTAATCACGATGGAGCGACGGCCAGATGAAATCAGCCCCCTTTCTTGAAGCGTTCGCCGTTGCGGCGGCAGCAATTCGAACAGCGGGTTCAGACGGTCAGGGGAAGCAAGACCTTCAATAAACTTGCGGACCTTGGACGGGACTGCACGAGAGATGGACCAGATGGAGTTGCGACACAACTCGGTTGAGGAAAGGGCAAGAGTCCGTACCAATACTTCTAGGGCTGCAAGATTGCCATGCTCACAAGCCAACAGCGCACGGTCGAATTGGGCCTGGAGTTTCGGACCGATATCGAATGTGCCTTCCACAACCCCTTGGTTGGTGAACGCGGCCATCAATTCGGCGGCCTTAGCGAGGTGGTACAAGGCCACCAGCTCCCAGGCGGCGGTCTTGCCGACTTGGCCTTCGCCTTGAGCTTCCAAGTAGTGCTGCTCAAATTCACCTTGGAGCGTGCGGAGAGTATCAACGCTTTCCTGGACTTTTCGGAGGTCTTCCCAACCTTGTTTTCGGATGATAAGTAACCATGCAGAGTAGATCGAATTCTTGACGCGCTGCCCCCATTCGTTTGAAACGCCATCTACCTCCAACGGTTCCAATTTGAGGATGCGTCGAGCATCGGCTGACCTATCCGCCAGCACAGCCAAACACGTCAGCCGAAGCAACCATTCGAGATGGTCCGCAGACCCCTCGGGTGCCGTGATGGTGCGCATCACTTCAAACGTCCGTGATGCGAGACTACGAATCTGTTCAATATCCGGCACCGGCTGAAGAAGCTGCCCATACAAAGCCAAGTCCAGCACCCGCGATGCATGATCCAGATTACTTTCACCGAATGGAAACCCAGGCTGAAGTTGGAGAGCTTTAAAAATTCTGCGTCGCGCGGCTTCTCCTTTTGCTTCTTCGATACGCGACGCATCAATTGAATCAAGAATCCAAGAAGGGCTCATGATGCCCCTCCAGAAATCAGGCCAGGCCAATCAGGAATGGCGCAGGGTGTGTACCAAGCAAGGAAGTGAAGTTGCGTCGGCGCAGTGATCCGGCTCCCCATCAAACGCCCCTTGGAACTCAAGTCCAATTCGTTGGGCGGGGTGTCCCGGACCATCGCTCCTACGAGGAGGAAGTCCTGCCCTTCAGACTTCAAATATCGCTCCGTGGCCTGTTTGTAGAAATCCTCCATTTCCTGGTTGCCGATACACCTGGCCCACAACCACTTCAAAAGGCAAAGATGCTCCTCTGAAAAGGCCACTGAATGGTTCTCAACCTGATAAGCAAGACCCTGATTCCGCCCGTTCATGACACCTGGCGGATTTGAAGCATCACTTGAAGTCTTGACCTCGCCAATGAGCAAGAGAACTTCGCCACCGGCTGTTTTGAAACCCACCAAATCTGCCCCGGGCAGGCTTGCACGAGGAGTCCTTGCATCTCGCTGCATATTCCATGGCCATCGGGCCTGCCATGCGGAGCCTTCTGCGAGCAAACACTCCGCGATCGCTTCTCCGATTTGCCATGATTTGATTGGTGAAACAGCCCCTAAGAATTTCTCTAAAACACCTAGTTTCATGCCGGTCCCGCCAAGATCCCGCATCTGATCCTGGAATGACGCATCGAGCGCAAGATCTCTTACTCGGTCATGCGCTGGGCCACGCAAAAACGCAGTGAAGGCCTCCACGTCCGTGATGTGGTAACCCATCCAGTTGACCTGTGAGGAATTGCCGTGGAAGCATTGCCGCGCGTCAATTCGAGCGTCCACGTCTCCCCCAAAATGCGGCATTAGCATACTGAAGGTATCAGTCGTGACCCATGAACGGCCACGATGAACTGGGAATGAACCGTTTGAGTTGGGCCAAACTGGGCCCCGACCCCCGACCTCTGGCGAGAAGCCGGGTTTTACCCGATAACGAACTTGCTGCTGCCACATGGCTAGGCCCTGGGTACAAGATAGGCGAATATTAAGCGAAAGTCAAATTTTGGAGCCCTCCTCCGGGAGCGAGAGGTTGGCGATCGGACATTAAGCAGAAAAGTAGCTACCCTTCCCGCCGAAAGCACCAAATGGAAGCCCAGTTCCAGAAGGCGCTCCGTAAAACTGGCCTTCTTAGCTCGCCTCAAACCTGGGCTATTGCACCACCCTTCGAAGCAAGCAGTCTGGCGGTGGCCCGAGACCAGTTTCCCAGGGCGGAGGGCTTTGATCCGGCTTACCACTTTTCTGGCCAACATCACGCCCGAAGGCGCTGGGCGCGAGG comes from Holophagaceae bacterium and encodes:
- a CDS encoding LytTR family transcriptional regulator DNA-binding domain-containing protein, which encodes MVFVDLSRTTHFEVEAEVVYAYAGERFETQWKTLVEVEQHFANAGLLRIHRHLLVRPEAIVGLKPTFGGRVIVTLPGGIELLASRGATLILKGRLGLS
- a CDS encoding HNH endonuclease, whose protein sequence is MSRNRNTDIAGKPFGQTTIGVVWAKGRPINGYEPKDWRYDICGKPLKFTDYGNTKSNHGWEVDHIKPVAKDGTDDLDNLQPLQWEINRDKSDTYPWPPSKK
- a CDS encoding DEAD/DEAH box helicase; translation: MMSPSWILDSIDASRIEEAKGEAARRRIFKALQLQPGFPFGESNLDHASRVLDLALYGQLLQPVPDIEQIRSLASRTFEVMRTITAPEGSADHLEWLLRLTCLAVLADRSADARRILKLEPLEVDGVSNEWGQRVKNSIYSAWLLIIRKQGWEDLRKVQESVDTLRTLQGEFEQHYLEAQGEGQVGKTAAWELVALYHLAKAAELMAAFTNQGVVEGTFDIGPKLQAQFDRALLACEHGNLAALEVLVRTLALSSTELCRNSIWSISRAVPSKVRKFIEGLASPDRLNPLFELLPPQRRTLQERGLISSGRRSIVISLPTSSGKTLIAQFRILQALNQFEDVAGWVAYLAPTRALVNQITANLRRDFSPLGISVERVSPVLDVDGQEENLLNDQDPLSRFRVLVTTPEKLDLMLRMGWEDKIGRPLTLVVVDEAHNLDSESRGLKLELMLATINRECREAQFLLLTPFIRNAKEIASWLDPNNNEDFDMSVEWQPNDRVIALSRPVQGPARDDFHLTFTTLHTSKNTLTLPESVALPENRPLSFKWSDVKNGLGKIAAATADILKHRGAVVVLCRDPGSCWKVTGHLLRQPQPTQNLPDDVQEVCDFLHAAFGSRFPLTELVERRVGVHHAGLPEDARCLMEWLLTNNHIDVLAATTTLAQGVNFPVSAVVLVSQYLPRRSMTSSEFWNIAGRAGRVDQGDLGIVAIACDGDEQEETLTQFVNKSVEDINSRLVSMVQAVLTAAGELPHLADLYQRVEWSPFLQYLAHTYRQIGDPYKFATQIEEILRGTFGFASLRQTNPRAAMQFLDVVRQYAEQLQGHPLKLVDLTGFSWESVSLALARLRTEQITAKSWDTSRLFAGPSLPLQKMMGILLAVPELRENLSEAIGGTKPDGNLLARIVSDWVQGASLEIMAERYYNGGKPFSETPPDEATLAMTHCGQSLFGRLTQTTSWGLAALQSMTVKDADREKLPPSEQQSLKNLPARVFYGVNSDEAITLRLLGVPREAAQPLAHGLGNEFLARPLSQIRMDLHGNGARPWVDALGPIGKAYHRAWTIMEGSD